A region from the Acipenser ruthenus chromosome 13, fAciRut3.2 maternal haplotype, whole genome shotgun sequence genome encodes:
- the LOC117417911 gene encoding membrane protein BRI3-like, with translation MDNKPLLQDRPPAYAAVTGGYHEYGQQHNYGAIPPNAPAPPPLGFHQLPPPYYTGGQGGVQPAAAMPPVAQQPNRSNTYTIIQPSVVVVGGCPACRVGVLEDDFTCLGILCAIVFFPIGILFCLALRQRRCPNCGATFG, from the exons aTGGATAACAAGCCACTTTTGCAAGACAGACCCCCAGCTTATGCCGCTGTGACTGGGGGCTACCACGAGTATGGGCAGCAGCATAATTATGGTGCTATTCCTCCGAATGCGCCAGCTCCTCCACCTCTTGGATTCCATCAGTTACCTCCTCCGTACTACACTGGCGGCCAGG gTGGTGTCCAGCCAGCTGCAGCGATGCCACCTGTTGCCCAGCAACCAAACCGTTCCAACACGTATACCATCATCCAGCCCTCTGTGGTGGTAGTGGGGGGCTGTCCTGCATGCAG AGTGGGTGTGCTGGAGGATGATTTTACCTGCCTGGGGATCCTGTGTGCCATCGTCTTCTTCCCAATTGGAATCCTGTTTTGCCTGGCGCTGCGTCAAAGGAGGTGTCCTAATTGTGGGGCCACCTTCGGTTAA